The Bryobacteraceae bacterium genome includes a window with the following:
- the cobB gene encoding NAD-dependent protein deacylase, which yields MTPDNAIAQARQWIAAAERIAALTGAGISAESGIPTFRGSGGLWRNFRAEDLATPQAFQRDPKTVWEWYEWRRGLIAEAKPNLGHYALAQLEQRLGDRFTLITQNVDGLHNRAGSQRVLKLHGDIWWTMCIACRDVRSDFRVPLPELPPRCEACGGMLRPGVVWFGEPLPGATWEQAEEAVRRCDLLIVAGTSAVVYPAASLAPLAQRHGARVIEVNTEETPLSGAADLCLRGPSGEILPQIIES from the coding sequence TTGACCCCGGACAATGCCATCGCACAGGCCCGGCAGTGGATTGCCGCCGCGGAGCGGATCGCCGCGCTCACGGGGGCGGGCATCTCGGCCGAGAGCGGCATCCCGACATTCCGCGGCTCCGGCGGGCTGTGGCGGAATTTCCGCGCCGAGGATCTGGCGACGCCGCAGGCCTTTCAGCGCGATCCGAAGACCGTGTGGGAGTGGTACGAGTGGCGGCGCGGGCTGATCGCGGAGGCGAAGCCGAACCTGGGCCACTACGCGCTGGCGCAGCTCGAGCAGCGCCTCGGAGACCGGTTTACGCTGATCACGCAGAACGTGGACGGGCTGCACAACCGCGCCGGATCGCAGCGCGTGCTGAAGCTGCACGGCGACATCTGGTGGACGATGTGCATCGCCTGCCGCGACGTGCGCAGCGACTTCCGCGTGCCGCTGCCGGAGCTGCCGCCTCGCTGCGAAGCCTGCGGCGGGATGCTGCGCCCGGGCGTGGTGTGGTTCGGCGAGCCGCTGCCTGGCGCGACGTGGGAGCAGGCGGAGGAAGCCGTGCGGCGGTGCGATCTGCTGATCGTGGCGGGCACGAGCGCCGTCGTGTATCCTGCGGCGTCGCTGGCGCCGCTGGCGCAGCGCCACGGGGCGCGCGTGATTGAAGTGAACACGGAGGAAACGCCGCTGAGCGGCGCGGCCGATCTCTGCCTGCGCGGACCGTCGGGCGAGATTCTGCCGCAGATCATTGAATCATGA
- the ispB gene encoding octaprenyl diphosphate synthase: protein MPAGKLGLALTAREITALVADDLKQVESVFRLESIGSVDAVSSIASYLQGNGGKRLRPILLLVSCRLFRDPTPEAIQLAAVVELIHTATLVHDDVIDEAKTRRGKSSANVVWGNQISVLAGDWLYMQAFQIALRLRRFDILDLLITLTQRMVDGELLQLERLGRIDISEADALELIDHKTASLFAACTKLGGIAGGASEEEQALLSDFGWNLGMAFQIADDILDFTARESVLGKPVGNDLREGKVTLPLCYALDSATEEERARVQAVLEDRAYQRASFDQIKAVVVRHGGIERARLRAREFTAKARGLLEQFADTPARAALLAATDLVADRDR from the coding sequence ATGCCTGCCGGAAAGCTGGGCCTGGCGCTCACAGCGCGTGAAATCACCGCTTTGGTGGCCGACGATCTCAAACAGGTGGAGAGCGTCTTCCGGCTGGAATCAATCGGCAGCGTCGACGCGGTCTCCAGCATTGCCAGCTACCTGCAGGGCAACGGCGGCAAGAGGCTGAGGCCGATCCTGCTGCTGGTGAGCTGCCGGCTGTTCCGGGATCCGACGCCGGAGGCGATCCAGCTTGCTGCGGTGGTGGAGCTGATCCACACGGCCACGCTGGTGCACGACGACGTCATCGACGAGGCGAAGACGCGGCGCGGCAAGAGCTCCGCCAATGTCGTCTGGGGCAATCAGATCTCCGTGCTGGCCGGCGACTGGCTGTACATGCAGGCGTTCCAGATCGCGCTGCGGCTGCGGCGGTTCGACATCCTCGACCTGCTGATCACGCTGACGCAGCGCATGGTGGACGGGGAGCTGCTGCAATTGGAGCGGCTGGGGCGGATCGACATCAGCGAAGCGGATGCGCTGGAGCTGATCGATCACAAGACGGCGAGCCTTTTCGCGGCGTGCACCAAGCTGGGCGGCATCGCTGGGGGCGCGAGCGAGGAAGAGCAGGCGCTGCTGAGCGATTTCGGGTGGAACCTGGGGATGGCGTTCCAGATCGCGGACGACATTCTCGACTTCACCGCGCGCGAGTCCGTGCTGGGCAAGCCGGTGGGCAACGATCTGCGCGAGGGCAAAGTGACTCTGCCGCTGTGCTACGCGCTGGACAGCGCCACAGAGGAAGAGCGCGCCCGCGTGCAGGCGGTTCTGGAAGACCGGGCCTATCAGCGCGCGAGCTTCGATCAGATCAAGGCCGTGGTTGTGCGTCACGGCGGCATCGAACGGGCGCGGCTCCGGGCGCGGGAGTTCACGGCCAAAGCGCGCGGGCTGCTGGAGCAGTTTGCCGACACGCCCGCCCGCGCGG
- the metG gene encoding methionine--tRNA ligase — MSEKFYITTPIYYVNSAPHLGTVYCTLAADTIRRYQGMLGRKTLLVTGSDEHSQNVERAAKKKGLSPLDFSTELAAEFQREWNLFGIPYRFIRTSDPRHHATVQWLFDRCRANGFIEKGAYTGQYCFNCELYVNDAQPGDPCPDCQRPTETVTEENYFFKLSAFEKPLLDLYEKQPDFVVPDYRMNEIRSFVKGGLRDLSITRSNLQWGIPVPVEGHHVFYVWFDALISYLTAVRDEEWWPADVHLIGKDILRFHAIYWPAFLMAADLPLPRRIVAHGWILKDSVKMSKSRGNVVRPEPLRQVIGADGLRYFLLREIPFGQDGNFSYDALITRLNADLANGLGNLVSRTLTMIRQYRGGRIPAFAADEAIRAQAEETIRAWRGSFDAFEFHRGLEQLWSLLGAVDKAIVAYQPWLLAKKDDAESRAKLDTILGTAAEVIRIAAVLLAPVMPESMQKIWSQLGMEGIVESERIDRLAWGGLREGQAIGEVEAVFPRLDMAKTIQKIEELDEVEADRIAALLGKAEAPAPAQWQRPEGVPPLEPEITIEDFAKVDLRVAQVLSAERVKGADKLLHLTVDVAEEKPRTIVAGIAQQYEPEQLVGRKVVIVANLAPRKLRGLVSQGMIVAASLENGPPVLVAPIGDVPVGARLK; from the coding sequence ATGAGCGAGAAGTTCTACATTACGACCCCAATTTACTACGTGAACTCGGCGCCGCATCTGGGCACCGTCTACTGCACGCTGGCCGCCGACACGATCCGGCGGTACCAGGGCATGCTGGGCCGGAAGACGCTGCTCGTGACGGGAAGCGACGAGCACAGCCAGAATGTCGAGCGGGCGGCGAAGAAAAAAGGGCTGTCTCCGCTGGACTTTTCCACGGAACTGGCGGCGGAATTCCAGCGGGAATGGAATCTGTTCGGCATCCCGTACCGGTTCATCCGGACGTCCGATCCGCGCCATCACGCCACCGTGCAGTGGCTGTTCGACCGCTGCCGGGCCAACGGATTCATCGAAAAGGGCGCTTACACGGGCCAGTACTGCTTCAACTGCGAGCTGTACGTGAACGACGCGCAGCCGGGAGATCCCTGCCCGGACTGCCAGCGGCCGACGGAGACGGTGACGGAAGAAAACTATTTCTTCAAGCTTTCGGCGTTTGAAAAACCGCTGCTCGATTTGTACGAAAAACAGCCGGATTTCGTGGTTCCGGACTACCGGATGAACGAGATCCGCTCGTTTGTGAAGGGCGGGCTGCGGGACCTTTCGATCACGCGGTCGAACCTGCAGTGGGGCATTCCGGTGCCGGTGGAAGGCCATCACGTGTTCTACGTGTGGTTCGACGCGCTGATCAGCTATCTGACGGCGGTGCGCGACGAGGAGTGGTGGCCGGCGGACGTGCACCTGATCGGGAAAGACATCCTGCGGTTCCACGCCATTTACTGGCCGGCGTTTCTGATGGCGGCGGATCTGCCGCTGCCGCGGCGGATCGTGGCGCACGGCTGGATCCTGAAGGACTCGGTGAAGATGTCGAAGTCGCGGGGCAACGTGGTGCGTCCCGAGCCGCTGCGGCAGGTGATCGGCGCCGACGGGCTGCGGTATTTCCTGCTGCGCGAGATTCCGTTCGGGCAGGACGGCAACTTCAGCTACGACGCGCTGATCACGCGGCTGAACGCGGATCTGGCCAACGGGCTCGGCAACCTGGTCTCGCGCACGCTGACGATGATCCGGCAATACCGCGGCGGGCGCATTCCGGCGTTCGCGGCGGACGAGGCGATCCGCGCGCAGGCGGAGGAGACGATCCGGGCGTGGCGTGGCTCGTTCGATGCGTTCGAGTTTCACCGCGGGCTGGAGCAGCTCTGGTCGCTGCTGGGCGCGGTGGACAAGGCCATTGTGGCGTATCAGCCGTGGCTGCTGGCGAAGAAGGACGACGCGGAAAGCCGGGCGAAGCTGGACACGATTCTCGGGACCGCGGCGGAGGTGATCCGCATCGCAGCGGTTCTGCTGGCGCCCGTGATGCCGGAGTCCATGCAGAAAATCTGGTCGCAGCTCGGCATGGAAGGCATCGTGGAAAGTGAGAGGATCGACCGGCTCGCCTGGGGCGGTTTGCGGGAAGGGCAGGCGATCGGAGAGGTGGAGGCGGTGTTTCCGCGCCTCGACATGGCGAAGACGATTCAGAAGATCGAGGAGCTGGACGAGGTGGAAGCGGACCGCATCGCTGCCCTGCTGGGCAAGGCGGAGGCGCCCGCTCCGGCGCAGTGGCAGCGGCCGGAAGGCGTGCCGCCGCTGGAGCCGGAGATTACGATCGAGGATTTCGCGAAAGTGGACCTGCGCGTGGCGCAGGTGCTTTCGGCCGAGCGGGTGAAAGGCGCCGACAAGCTGCTGCACCTGACCGTGGACGTGGCGGAAGAGAAGCCGCGCACGATCGTGGCGGGCATCGCGCAGCAGTATGAACCGGAGCAGCTCGTGGGCCGGAAGGTGGTGATTGTGGCGAACCTGGCGCCGCGGAAGCTGCGGGGGCTGGTTTCGCAGGGGATGATCGTGGCCGCGTCGCTCGAAAACGGGCCGCCGGTGCTTGTGGCGCCGATCGGCGACGTGCCAGTCGGGGCCAGGCTGAAATGA
- the dnaJ gene encoding chaperone protein DnaJ: MTTSKDYYETLGVRRDASQEEIRKAYRRLARKYHPDLNPGDKAAEERFKAVQEAYDVLSDAKKRKMYDTYGFYSESGFPGAGQPGAGPQGFGFGGFDFSEAFGGAQGGFGSSFSDLFSQFFGSRREAQRRAPEKGTDLEYSLEIGFWEAIKGTQVRLNISRLDACQACRGTGESGGGATLCTQCNGSGSVTQMVGAMRFSLSCPRCGGSGRMARACPACGGDGRVAVNETVEVRIPPGASTGSRLRVAGKGNAGTMGAPAGDLYITVKVSDHPLFRREGDDVYVRVPVSVWEAGLGTRIEVPTVDGRALLKIPQGTQNGQKFRLREKGVFNARKNARGDQIVEIELQTPDVRDERVRELLKELSRHDTRDPRAELWSKV; encoded by the coding sequence ATGACGACCAGCAAGGACTATTACGAGACGCTCGGGGTCCGGCGGGACGCTTCGCAGGAGGAAATCCGCAAGGCGTACCGCCGGCTGGCCCGCAAGTATCATCCGGACCTGAACCCGGGCGACAAAGCCGCCGAGGAGCGCTTCAAGGCGGTGCAGGAAGCCTATGACGTCCTGTCGGACGCCAAGAAGCGGAAGATGTACGACACCTACGGTTTCTATTCCGAATCCGGCTTCCCGGGCGCGGGGCAGCCGGGGGCGGGGCCGCAGGGGTTCGGTTTCGGCGGCTTTGATTTCTCGGAGGCGTTCGGCGGGGCGCAGGGCGGGTTCGGCTCGAGTTTCAGCGATCTGTTCAGCCAGTTTTTCGGCAGCCGGCGCGAAGCGCAGCGCCGGGCGCCCGAGAAGGGGACCGACCTTGAATACTCGCTCGAGATCGGCTTCTGGGAGGCGATCAAGGGCACGCAGGTGCGGCTGAACATCTCGCGTCTGGACGCGTGCCAGGCGTGCCGCGGCACAGGGGAGAGCGGCGGCGGGGCCACGCTGTGCACGCAGTGCAACGGCAGCGGGAGCGTCACGCAGATGGTAGGGGCGATGCGTTTCTCGCTGAGCTGCCCGCGCTGCGGAGGCAGCGGCCGGATGGCGCGGGCGTGCCCGGCCTGCGGCGGCGACGGCCGGGTGGCGGTGAACGAGACGGTGGAGGTGCGCATTCCGCCGGGGGCGTCGACCGGATCGCGGCTGCGCGTGGCGGGCAAGGGCAACGCCGGGACGATGGGCGCGCCGGCGGGCGATCTCTACATCACGGTGAAAGTGAGCGATCACCCGCTGTTCCGGCGCGAGGGAGACGATGTGTACGTGCGCGTTCCCGTTTCCGTGTGGGAAGCCGGACTGGGCACGCGGATCGAGGTTCCGACGGTCGACGGACGCGCGCTGCTGAAGATCCCCCAGGGCACGCAGAACGGGCAGAAATTCCGGCTGCGGGAGAAGGGCGTGTTCAACGCGCGCAAGAACGCGCGCGGGGACCAGATTGTCGAGATCGAGCTGCAGACGCCGGACGTGCGCGACGAGCGCGTGCGGGAGCTGCTGAAGGAACTGTCGAGGCATGACACGCGCGATCCGCGCGCCGAACTCTGGTCGAAGGTGTAA
- a CDS encoding alpha/beta hydrolase, which produces MDWKALFLLAAAWTLLAWMANRSAFFPMPYPDGNWFLQKELNTEDVWLRSGRRRIHGWWKPLDQAPAAVLFLHGNAGNVTHRARHIVAWQKAGAAILVLDYRGYGRSEGRPTESGLYEDALAGYRFLAGLGFPPARILVHGESLGTVPAAHVASQAPVGGLILEAPFPSARAVAQTVLPLIGPLLVWGLDVNSRLARVRAPLLVIHGDRDEVIPYRLGRRVFDAAREPKEFWTIPGAGHNDIPETAGPEYPRRLRAFLEKALQQQNISPAN; this is translated from the coding sequence ATGGACTGGAAGGCCCTCTTCCTCCTCGCCGCCGCCTGGACCCTCCTCGCCTGGATGGCCAACCGCTCCGCCTTCTTCCCAATGCCCTACCCAGACGGCAACTGGTTCCTGCAGAAAGAGTTAAACACCGAAGACGTCTGGCTCCGCAGCGGCCGGCGCCGCATCCACGGCTGGTGGAAGCCGCTCGATCAAGCCCCGGCCGCCGTGCTCTTCCTGCACGGCAACGCCGGCAATGTCACCCACCGCGCCCGCCACATTGTCGCCTGGCAGAAGGCCGGCGCAGCCATCCTCGTCCTCGACTACCGCGGCTACGGGCGGAGCGAAGGGCGCCCCACGGAATCCGGCCTGTACGAGGACGCGCTGGCCGGCTACCGCTTCCTCGCCGGGCTCGGCTTCCCGCCCGCCCGCATCCTGGTCCACGGCGAGTCGCTCGGAACCGTCCCGGCGGCCCACGTGGCCAGCCAGGCGCCCGTCGGAGGTCTGATCCTCGAAGCCCCCTTCCCCTCGGCGCGGGCCGTCGCCCAGACGGTCCTCCCCTTGATCGGTCCTCTCCTCGTCTGGGGTCTCGATGTCAACAGCCGCCTGGCCCGGGTCCGCGCCCCCCTGCTCGTCATCCACGGCGACAGGGACGAGGTCATCCCCTACCGCCTCGGCCGCCGCGTGTTCGATGCCGCCCGTGAGCCGAAAGAGTTCTGGACCATCCCCGGCGCGGGCCACAACGACATCCCGGAAACCGCCGGCCCTGAATATCCCCGGCGCCTGCGCGCCTTCCTCGAAAAGGCCCTTCAGCAGCAGAACATTTCCCCGGCGAATTGA
- the dnaK gene encoding chaperone protein DnaK: MSKIIGIDLGTTNSVVAVMEGGQPVVIPNQEGARTTPSVVAFTKSGDRLVGQVAKRQAVTNPENTIYSIKRFMGRRFDEVTEEMKLVPYHVVRGDNGDARVEIAGKKYAPPEISAMILTKLKEAAEAYLGEKVTKAVITVPAYFNDAQRQATKDAGQIAGLEVLRIINEPTAAALAYGLDKKKEERIAVYDFGGGTFDISILEVGDGVVEVKSTNGDTHLGGDNIDQRLVDWLIEEFKKEEGVDLSRDRMALQRLKEAAEKAKIELSSAMETEINLPFIYGDPQTGPKHLVKTLTRARFEQMIEDILQRSIPPCKQALADAGLTPEQIDEVVLVGGSTRIPRVQQLVRELFKKEPNKTVNPDEVVAVGAAVQGGVLGGEVKDVLLLDVTPLSLGIETLGGVFTKLIERNTTIPTRKSEIFSTASDNQTSVEIKVYQGERAMARDNRLLGVFQLVGIPPAPRGVPQIEVTFDIDANGILHVTAKDRATGNEQKITITSSSGLSKDEVDKMARDAEAHRAEDERRRQEVEAKNQLDNAVYSAEKMLREHRDKISDADARNIEDAVSEAKKAIEEGGLERIRAAQDRLMQASHKLAEAMYRAAGAQQPSGDGAAGARAESAKKDDVVDAEFVDVDDQKK, encoded by the coding sequence ATGAGCAAGATCATCGGCATTGACCTTGGGACCACCAATTCCGTGGTGGCGGTCATGGAGGGGGGGCAGCCTGTTGTCATCCCGAATCAGGAGGGCGCGCGCACGACGCCGTCGGTGGTTGCATTCACGAAGAGCGGCGACCGGCTGGTGGGGCAGGTGGCGAAGCGTCAGGCGGTGACCAACCCGGAGAACACGATTTACTCGATCAAGCGCTTCATGGGGCGGCGCTTCGACGAGGTGACGGAGGAGATGAAGCTGGTGCCGTACCACGTGGTGCGTGGCGACAACGGGGACGCGCGCGTGGAGATTGCGGGCAAGAAGTACGCGCCGCCGGAGATCTCGGCGATGATCCTGACGAAGCTGAAGGAAGCCGCCGAAGCCTATCTGGGCGAGAAGGTGACGAAGGCGGTGATCACGGTGCCGGCGTACTTCAACGACGCGCAGCGGCAGGCGACGAAGGACGCGGGTCAGATTGCGGGTCTCGAGGTGCTGCGGATCATCAACGAGCCGACGGCGGCGGCGCTGGCCTACGGTCTGGACAAGAAAAAGGAAGAGCGGATCGCCGTGTACGATTTCGGCGGCGGGACGTTTGACATCTCGATTCTGGAAGTGGGCGACGGGGTGGTGGAGGTGAAGTCGACCAACGGCGACACGCACCTGGGCGGCGACAACATCGACCAGCGGCTGGTGGACTGGCTGATCGAGGAATTCAAGAAGGAAGAGGGGGTCGACCTGTCGCGCGACCGGATGGCGCTGCAGCGGCTGAAGGAGGCGGCGGAGAAGGCGAAGATCGAGCTGAGCTCGGCGATGGAGACCGAGATCAACCTGCCGTTCATCTACGGCGACCCGCAGACGGGGCCGAAGCACCTGGTGAAGACGCTGACGCGGGCGCGGTTCGAGCAGATGATCGAGGACATCCTGCAGCGCTCGATTCCGCCGTGCAAGCAGGCGCTGGCGGACGCGGGGCTGACGCCGGAGCAGATTGACGAAGTGGTGCTGGTGGGCGGCTCGACGCGCATTCCGCGCGTGCAGCAGCTCGTGCGCGAGCTGTTCAAGAAGGAGCCGAACAAGACGGTGAACCCGGATGAAGTGGTCGCCGTGGGCGCCGCGGTGCAGGGCGGCGTGCTGGGCGGCGAGGTGAAGGACGTGCTGCTGCTGGACGTGACGCCGCTGTCGCTGGGCATCGAGACGCTGGGCGGCGTGTTCACGAAGCTGATCGAGCGGAACACGACGATTCCGACGCGGAAGTCGGAGATCTTCTCGACGGCGAGCGACAACCAGACGAGCGTGGAGATCAAGGTGTACCAGGGCGAGCGCGCGATGGCGCGGGACAACCGCCTGCTGGGCGTTTTCCAGCTGGTGGGCATTCCGCCGGCGCCGCGCGGCGTGCCGCAGATCGAAGTCACCTTCGACATCGACGCCAACGGCATCCTGCATGTGACGGCGAAGGACCGGGCGACGGGCAACGAGCAGAAGATCACGATCACGTCCTCTTCGGGTCTGTCGAAGGACGAAGTGGACAAGATGGCCCGGGACGCCGAGGCGCACCGCGCCGAGGACGAGCGCCGCAGGCAGGAGGTGGAGGCGAAGAACCAGCTGGACAACGCCGTGTACAGCGCCGAGAAGATGCTGCGCGAGCACCGCGACAAGATCTCGGACGCGGACGCCCGCAACATCGAAGACGCCGTCTCGGAGGCCAAGAAGGCCATCGAGGAGGGAGGGCTGGAGCGCATCCGCGCGGCGCAGGACCGGCTGATGCAGGCCAGCCACAAGCTGGCCGAGGCGATGTACCGCGCCGCGGGCGCGCAGCAGCCTTCCGGCGACGGCGCGGCGGGCGCGAGAGCCGAGAGCGCGAAGAAAGACGATGTCGTCGACGCCGAGTTTGTGGATGTCGACGATCAGAAGAAGTAA
- a CDS encoding UPF0272 protein produces the protein MRIAYFDAFSGIAGDMTVAALIDAGADAQALFDALDSLGTGARFRAEKVKRKGIAATYFSVEHEDQKKHRHLPHIVKMIEGSRLGERAKQNAIKVFQALGEAEAKVHGVPVEKVHFHEVGAVDSICDIAGACQALEMLGVEAVHASRVNTGSGTVEADHGVMPVPTPATALLLEGAPVYARGPETELTTPTGAAILAALARGYGAMPPMTIERAGFGAGTKEFPMMANVLRVLIGLASGAPETELVSVIEANIDDATPELLGYAMERLLEDGALDVTLEPVYMKKQRPGVRLSVIAPPAARERLAALLLAETTTLGVRFWEAERRVLPRRHEEVETPYGRVRVKVSPSGSAPEFEDCRRLAKETGRPLKEIYAAAIAAYRNSQ, from the coding sequence ATGAGAATCGCCTATTTCGACGCCTTTTCCGGCATTGCCGGAGACATGACGGTGGCTGCGCTGATCGACGCGGGCGCGGACGCGCAGGCGCTGTTCGACGCGCTGGATTCGCTCGGCACGGGCGCGCGGTTCCGCGCGGAGAAGGTGAAGCGCAAGGGCATTGCGGCGACGTACTTCTCCGTCGAGCACGAGGACCAGAAGAAGCACCGCCACCTGCCGCACATCGTGAAGATGATCGAAGGCTCGCGGCTCGGGGAACGGGCGAAACAGAACGCGATCAAAGTGTTTCAGGCGCTGGGAGAGGCGGAAGCGAAGGTGCATGGCGTGCCCGTCGAGAAGGTTCATTTCCACGAGGTCGGCGCGGTGGACTCGATCTGCGACATCGCCGGGGCGTGCCAGGCTCTGGAAATGCTGGGCGTGGAGGCGGTGCACGCATCCAGAGTGAATACGGGCAGCGGAACCGTCGAGGCGGATCACGGCGTGATGCCCGTGCCCACGCCGGCGACGGCGCTGCTGCTGGAGGGCGCGCCGGTGTATGCGCGCGGACCGGAGACGGAACTGACGACGCCCACAGGCGCGGCGATTCTGGCGGCGCTGGCGCGGGGCTACGGGGCGATGCCGCCGATGACGATCGAGCGCGCGGGTTTCGGCGCGGGCACGAAAGAGTTCCCGATGATGGCCAACGTGCTGCGCGTGCTGATCGGGCTGGCGAGCGGCGCGCCCGAAACGGAGCTGGTTTCGGTGATCGAAGCCAACATCGACGATGCGACGCCGGAGCTGCTCGGCTACGCCATGGAGCGGCTGCTGGAAGACGGCGCGCTCGACGTCACGCTCGAGCCGGTGTACATGAAGAAGCAGCGGCCGGGCGTGCGGCTGTCGGTGATCGCGCCGCCCGCGGCGCGCGAGCGGCTGGCCGCGCTGCTGCTGGCGGAGACGACGACGCTCGGCGTACGCTTCTGGGAAGCGGAGCGGCGCGTGCTGCCGCGGCGCCATGAAGAAGTGGAGACGCCCTACGGCCGGGTGCGCGTGAAAGTGTCGCCGTCGGGCAGCGCGCCGGAATTCGAGGACTGCCGGCGGCTGGCGAAGGAAACGGGCCGGCCGCTGAAGGAGATTTACGCCGCGGCGATCGCGGCTTACAGGAATTCGCAATGA